One Paracoccaceae bacterium genomic region harbors:
- a CDS encoding efflux RND transporter periplasmic adaptor subunit, producing MLAILRQVLLACVVAAVAAVIWARHVPASHAWLDRLGVLGPLRSAGLVPEEAAPAPAAAAGGQRGGATVVAEAPGFSQAGDRVAAIGTAQAQRSVAVSPEVSGRIVRLAVSPGARIEPGTVLVELEREAEDIALAQADLMLVDARDRYDRVARLQSTGSATEIQIREAELVLRQAELRLRQADYDLDRRVIRAPIGGWVGLLDVEVGQPVTPGTEIARIDDRARLLVDFRVPERFVGRIAAGDRVQARALARSDASAEGIISALDNRVDPASRTLRLQAAIDNADDQFRAGMAFEIGFEVAGERLPSVPPLALQWGTSGAFVWIVRDGRAQRLAVQIIQRNADAVLVRADFLPGDLVVREGVQSLRPGAEVTSVLSAAQAALPGPRT from the coding sequence ATGCTGGCGATCCTCAGACAGGTGCTGTTGGCTTGCGTGGTCGCGGCGGTGGCCGCCGTGATCTGGGCGCGCCATGTTCCTGCCTCGCACGCCTGGCTTGACCGGCTGGGGGTGCTCGGCCCGCTGCGATCCGCCGGGCTGGTGCCGGAAGAGGCGGCCCCGGCGCCCGCCGCCGCCGCCGGCGGACAGCGCGGCGGCGCGACCGTGGTCGCCGAGGCGCCCGGGTTCTCGCAGGCGGGCGACCGGGTGGCCGCCATCGGCACCGCGCAGGCGCAGCGAAGCGTCGCCGTCTCGCCCGAGGTGTCCGGCCGGATCGTCCGGCTGGCCGTCAGCCCGGGCGCCCGGATCGAGCCGGGCACCGTGCTGGTGGAACTGGAGCGCGAGGCCGAGGATATCGCGCTGGCCCAGGCCGACCTGATGCTGGTCGACGCGCGCGACCGCTATGACCGCGTGGCGCGCCTGCAATCGACCGGCAGCGCGACCGAGATCCAGATCCGCGAGGCGGAACTGGTGCTGCGGCAGGCCGAACTGCGGCTGCGGCAGGCCGATTACGACCTCGACCGCCGGGTGATCCGGGCGCCGATCGGCGGCTGGGTCGGGCTGCTGGATGTCGAGGTCGGCCAACCGGTGACCCCCGGCACCGAAATCGCCCGGATCGACGACCGGGCGCGCCTGCTGGTCGATTTCCGCGTGCCGGAACGGTTCGTCGGGCGCATCGCGGCGGGTGACAGGGTGCAGGCGCGGGCGCTGGCACGGTCCGACGCCTCGGCCGAAGGGATCATCTCGGCGCTGGACAACCGGGTGGACCCGGCCAGCCGCACGCTGCGCCTGCAGGCGGCCATCGACAACGCCGATGACCAGTTCCGCGCCGGGATGGCGTTCGAGATCGGGTTCGAGGTGGCGGGCGAGCGTCTGCCCTCGGTGCCGCCGCTGGCGCTGCAATGGGGCACGTCGGGGGCCTTCGTCTGGATCGTGCGCGACGGCCGGGCGCAGCGGCTGGCGGTGCAGATCATCCAGCGCAACGCCGATGCGGTTCTGGTGCGCGCCGATTTCCTGCCGGGCGATCTGGTGGTGCGCGAGGGCGTCCAGTCGCTGCGGCCGGGCGCCGAGGTGACGTCGGTGCTGTCGGCGGCGCAGGCCGCGCTGCCGGGGCCGCGCACATGA
- a CDS encoding efflux RND transporter permease subunit encodes MSAAEDAVEAGRSGPALFVRRPILAIVLNVLVAIAGVAGLIGAEVRELPDVDRPVVTIATDFPGAAPETVDREVTGVIEGAAGRIAGVKSISSASRFGNSRVTVEFADGVELDVAAADARDNIARIRNSLPAGVEDPRVVKADANAEAVMRLAVTSATLTPEVLSQIVNDDVIDRLLSAPGVADVQIFGERSEVYRVDVDLMQMAARGLTLADIRGALRDVAFDAPAGALSSPDQSIVVRTTAAVTTPVQFEALPVAPGVRLGDVARVTLGAAPGASVLRANGEAGVGLGIIRAAQSNTLSISQAVRAAVDDLRPVLPAGVDIFVTSDDAVFVTGAIREVAFSLGLAAAIVVAVIFLFLRDWRATLIPAATLPVALVGTLAAIWLAGFSVNVLTLLALVLATGMVVDDAIVVLENIVRRRAEGMGPRAAAVLGTRQVFFAVITTTATLAAVFVPLSFLPGQTGGLFREFGFTLAISVTLSSMVALSLCPVLASRLLGPARVAARPGLGDRFGDALTGFYLMTLRGALANPLVVVLVAALFAATAVFMAGGIRQELTPREDRSLALLSVTTPQGVSLEYTDAQMRLLEDSIAPLVASGEVTNVFAIAGSGGRSNRGFMVLTLATWGERDRGQQEIVAEINRRIAPVIGARAFVIQPNSLGIRGAGRGLTFAVAGGTYEALGPAAQALVDRLEADPRMGQVRLNYETTQAQLFIEVDRERAADLGVAIEGLGEALQAVLDGRTVAQVFVGERAFDVKLVSTADPVDDPGDLDRIFVRASGGEMIPISTFVRLEERAVAPELGRESQLRAVEITAGLTADLSLGDALAEVQAVAAEVLDPSMRIVPLAEAATLTETSSGLMITFGFAILIVFLVLAAQFESVVSAVIVMATVPLGLACAIFALALTGGSMNVYSQIGLVLLVGVMAKNGILIVEFADQLRDAGRDVRAAIEEACAIRLRPVMMTMASTVLGGLPLVYASGAGAEARVALGWIIVGGLGLATVATLYLTPVVYRLLAGLSRPRAAEAARLDHELAAVARSAPQPRPAG; translated from the coding sequence ATGAGCGCAGCCGAGGATGCGGTCGAGGCCGGGCGCAGCGGGCCCGCGCTTTTCGTGCGCCGCCCGATCCTTGCGATCGTGCTGAACGTGCTGGTGGCGATCGCCGGCGTCGCCGGGCTGATCGGCGCCGAGGTGCGCGAACTGCCCGACGTCGACCGGCCCGTGGTCACCATCGCCACCGATTTCCCGGGCGCGGCCCCCGAGACCGTCGACCGCGAGGTGACCGGCGTGATCGAGGGTGCGGCGGGCCGCATCGCCGGGGTGAAATCCATCAGCTCGGCCTCGCGCTTCGGCAACAGCCGCGTGACGGTGGAGTTCGCCGACGGTGTCGAACTGGATGTCGCGGCGGCGGACGCCCGCGACAACATCGCGCGCATCCGCAACAGCCTGCCCGCCGGGGTCGAGGATCCGCGTGTCGTCAAGGCCGATGCGAATGCCGAGGCGGTGATGCGGCTGGCCGTGACATCGGCCACCCTGACGCCCGAGGTGCTGAGCCAGATCGTCAATGACGACGTGATCGACCGGCTGCTGTCGGCGCCGGGGGTCGCGGACGTGCAGATCTTCGGCGAACGGTCCGAGGTCTATCGCGTCGACGTCGATCTGATGCAGATGGCCGCGCGCGGCCTGACCCTGGCCGACATCCGCGGCGCCCTGCGGGACGTGGCCTTCGACGCCCCGGCGGGGGCGCTGTCATCGCCCGACCAGTCGATCGTGGTGCGCACCACTGCCGCCGTGACCACGCCGGTCCAGTTCGAGGCGCTGCCGGTGGCCCCCGGCGTGCGCCTTGGCGATGTGGCGCGGGTGACGCTGGGGGCCGCCCCCGGCGCCAGCGTGCTGCGCGCCAACGGCGAGGCGGGGGTGGGGCTGGGCATCATCCGCGCGGCGCAGTCGAACACGCTGTCGATCTCGCAGGCGGTGCGCGCGGCGGTGGATGACCTGCGCCCGGTGCTGCCCGCCGGCGTGGACATCTTCGTGACCTCGGACGATGCGGTCTTCGTGACCGGGGCGATCCGCGAGGTGGCGTTCTCGCTGGGCCTTGCGGCGGCGATCGTGGTGGCGGTGATCTTCCTGTTCCTGCGCGACTGGCGCGCCACGCTGATCCCGGCGGCGACGCTGCCGGTCGCGCTGGTCGGCACGCTTGCGGCGATCTGGCTGGCGGGGTTCAGCGTGAACGTGCTGACGCTGCTGGCGCTGGTGCTGGCGACCGGCATGGTGGTGGATGACGCCATCGTGGTGCTGGAAAACATCGTCCGCCGCCGGGCCGAAGGCATGGGCCCGCGCGCCGCGGCGGTGCTGGGCACGCGGCAGGTGTTCTTTGCGGTGATCACCACGACGGCCACACTGGCGGCGGTGTTCGTGCCGCTGTCCTTCCTGCCCGGCCAGACCGGCGGGCTGTTCCGCGAATTCGGCTTCACGCTGGCGATTTCGGTCACGCTGTCGTCGATGGTGGCGCTGTCGCTCTGCCCGGTGCTGGCCAGCCGGCTGCTGGGCCCGGCGCGGGTCGCCGCCCGGCCCGGCCTGGGCGACCGGTTCGGCGACGCCCTGACCGGGTTCTACCTGATGACGCTGCGGGGCGCGCTGGCCAATCCGCTGGTCGTGGTGCTGGTCGCGGCGCTGTTCGCGGCCACCGCCGTCTTCATGGCGGGCGGCATCCGGCAGGAACTGACACCGCGCGAGGATCGGTCGCTGGCGCTGCTCAGCGTGACCACGCCGCAGGGTGTGTCGCTGGAATACACCGATGCGCAGATGCGGCTGCTCGAGGATTCCATCGCCCCGCTGGTCGCCTCGGGCGAGGTGACGAATGTCTTCGCCATCGCCGGGTCCGGCGGCCGGTCGAACCGGGGCTTCATGGTGCTGACCCTGGCCACCTGGGGCGAACGCGACCGCGGCCAGCAGGAGATCGTGGCCGAGATCAACCGCCGCATCGCGCCGGTCATCGGCGCACGGGCCTTCGTGATCCAACCCAACTCGCTGGGCATCCGGGGCGCCGGGCGGGGGCTGACCTTTGCCGTCGCCGGCGGCACCTACGAGGCGCTGGGACCCGCCGCGCAGGCGCTGGTCGACCGGCTGGAGGCCGACCCCCGCATGGGCCAGGTGCGCCTGAACTACGAGACGACGCAGGCGCAGCTGTTCATCGAGGTCGATCGCGAGCGTGCCGCCGACCTGGGCGTGGCCATCGAGGGTCTGGGTGAGGCGCTGCAGGCCGTGCTGGATGGCCGCACGGTGGCGCAGGTCTTCGTGGGCGAACGCGCCTTTGACGTGAAGCTGGTCTCGACCGCCGATCCGGTGGACGATCCGGGCGACCTGGACCGCATCTTCGTCCGCGCCTCGGGCGGCGAGATGATCCCGATTTCCACCTTCGTCCGGCTGGAGGAACGTGCCGTCGCGCCGGAACTGGGCCGCGAAAGCCAGCTGCGCGCGGTCGAGATCACGGCAGGGCTGACGGCGGACCTGTCGCTGGGCGACGCGCTGGCCGAGGTGCAGGCCGTCGCGGCCGAGGTGCTGGACCCGTCGATGCGGATCGTGCCGCTGGCCGAGGCCGCGACGCTGACGGAAACCTCGTCGGGGCTGATGATCACCTTCGGCTTTGCCATCCTGATCGTGTTCCTGGTGCTTGCCGCCCAGTTCGAAAGCGTGGTGTCGGCGGTGATCGTGATGGCCACGGTGCCCCTGGGGCTGGCCTGCGCAATCTTCGCGCTGGCGCTGACCGGTGGCAGCATGAACGTCTATTCGCAGATCGGGCTGGTGCTGCTGGTCGGGGTGATGGCCAAGAACGGCATCCTGATCGTCGAGTTCGCCGACCAGCTGCGCGACGCGGGCCGCGACGTGCGCGCGGCCATCGAGGAGGCCTGTGCCATACGTCTGCGTCCGGTGATGATGACCATGGCCTCGACCGTGCTGGGCGGCCTGCCGCTGGTCTATGCCTCGGGCGCCGGGGCCGAGGCGCGGGTGGCGCTGGGCTGGATCATCGTGGGGGGGCTGGGGCTTGCGACGGTGGCGACGCTGTACCTGACACCGGTTGTGTATCGCCTGCTGGCCGGGCTGTCGCGGCCCCGCGCGGCCGAGGCGGCGCGGCTGGACCACGAGCTTGCGGCGGTGGCGCGCAGCGCGCCGCAACCCCGCCCCGCCGGGTGA
- a CDS encoding Gfo/Idh/MocA family oxidoreductase, which produces MTGRPLRFAAIGLDHRHIYHMVGEMIAAGAECAGYCPRTSDARVLEGFRERFPQIVPVDRERLFDDPSIDIVACAAIPCDRPAIAIRAMLAGKDVMVDKPGATALDQVEAIAATARDTGRIFSICFSERFVVRACEAASRLVASGAIGRVIQTTGLGPHRLNRAIRPAWFFRPDAFGGILTDIASHQIDQFIHYTGARDARVVSAFVANRGVPDVPEFQDYGEILLRSEGAAGFVRVDWFTPDGLPTWGDGRLFLLGTEGSIELRKYLDIAGRAGADHLFLTDRHGTRHIDASGEDLTYFRNFLHDVRHRSATAMPEGHALAVTRLAIGAQALASGA; this is translated from the coding sequence ATGACCGGGCGGCCGCTGCGCTTTGCCGCCATCGGGCTCGACCACCGCCACATCTATCACATGGTGGGCGAGATGATCGCGGCGGGCGCCGAATGCGCGGGCTACTGCCCCCGGACCAGCGACGCCCGCGTGCTGGAGGGGTTCCGCGAACGGTTCCCGCAGATCGTGCCGGTGGACCGCGAACGGCTGTTCGACGACCCGTCGATCGACATCGTGGCCTGCGCCGCCATCCCCTGCGACCGACCGGCCATCGCGATCCGCGCGATGCTGGCGGGCAAGGACGTGATGGTGGACAAGCCCGGCGCCACCGCGCTGGACCAGGTGGAGGCCATCGCGGCCACCGCGCGCGATACCGGGCGGATATTCTCGATCTGCTTCTCCGAACGTTTCGTCGTGCGCGCCTGCGAGGCTGCCAGCCGCCTTGTGGCATCGGGCGCCATCGGCCGGGTGATCCAGACCACCGGGCTGGGGCCGCACCGGCTGAACCGCGCGATCCGGCCCGCGTGGTTCTTCCGGCCCGACGCCTTCGGCGGCATCCTGACCGACATCGCCTCGCACCAGATCGACCAGTTCATCCACTACACCGGCGCCCGGGATGCCCGGGTGGTTTCGGCCTTCGTGGCGAACCGGGGTGTGCCGGATGTGCCGGAATTCCAGGATTATGGCGAGATCCTGCTGCGGTCCGAAGGTGCGGCGGGCTTTGTGCGCGTCGACTGGTTCACGCCGGACGGGCTGCCGACCTGGGGCGACGGGCGGCTGTTCCTGCTGGGAACCGAGGGCAGCATCGAATTGCGCAAGTATCTCGACATCGCGGGACGGGCCGGCGCCGACCACCTGTTCCTGACCGACCGCCACGGCACCCGCCATATCGACGCCAGCGGCGAGGACCTGACCTATTTCCGCAACTTCCTGCATGACGTGCGCCACCGCAGCGCCACGGCGATGCCCGAGGGGCACGCGCTGGCCGTCACCCGGCTGGCGATCGGCGCGCAGGCGCTGGCATCGGGGGCCTGA
- a CDS encoding Gfo/Idh/MocA family oxidoreductase: MNKTRIAIVGLGMAVTPHARGLMDLSGTVEVVHAFSPSAARRAAFAERFPFPPCDSLERILDDDRVEAVAVFSPANTHCDIAMRCAAAGKHVLMEKPLDITTARAEALVRACRDAGVTLGVVLQHRFRPAGMALADILREGTLGRIVGCSTTIRLWRPQSYYDEPGRGSFARDGGGVLISQGIHTLDLMLSLAGPVAEVTGFATTTTVHRMETEDMVCAAARFACGAFGTIDATTAAYPGFAEEIVLTCEGGTALLRGTELLVQFHDGRRVAIEPDRSAGGTGADPMAFPHDYHRAVMADFTDAIRSGRAPRVTGDEALRVHRLIDALIETGRSGHPVRVAP, encoded by the coding sequence GTGAACAAGACCCGCATCGCAATCGTCGGCCTTGGCATGGCGGTGACGCCCCATGCCCGTGGCCTGATGGACCTGTCCGGAACCGTCGAGGTCGTCCATGCCTTCAGCCCCAGCGCGGCGCGGCGTGCGGCCTTTGCCGAGCGTTTTCCCTTTCCGCCGTGCGACAGCCTTGAGCGCATCCTCGACGATGACCGCGTCGAGGCGGTGGCGGTGTTTTCCCCGGCCAACACGCATTGCGACATCGCCATGCGCTGCGCGGCGGCAGGCAAGCATGTGCTGATGGAAAAGCCGCTGGACATCACCACCGCCCGGGCCGAGGCGCTGGTGCGGGCCTGCCGGGATGCCGGGGTGACGCTGGGCGTGGTGCTGCAGCACCGGTTCCGCCCGGCGGGCATGGCGCTGGCCGATATCCTGCGCGAGGGCACGCTGGGCCGGATCGTCGGCTGTTCCACCACCATCCGGCTGTGGCGTCCGCAGAGCTATTATGACGAACCCGGGCGCGGCAGCTTTGCGCGCGACGGCGGCGGGGTGCTGATCTCGCAGGGGATCCACACGCTCGACCTGATGCTGAGCCTGGCCGGGCCGGTGGCCGAGGTGACGGGCTTTGCCACCACCACCACGGTTCACCGCATGGAAACCGAGGACATGGTCTGCGCCGCCGCGCGCTTTGCCTGCGGCGCCTTCGGCACCATCGACGCGACGACCGCCGCCTATCCGGGCTTTGCCGAGGAAATCGTGCTGACCTGCGAAGGGGGCACCGCCCTGCTGCGCGGGACCGAACTGCTGGTGCAGTTTCACGACGGGCGGCGGGTGGCGATCGAACCCGACCGGTCGGCGGGCGGCACCGGCGCCGACCCGATGGCCTTTCCGCATGACTACCACCGCGCCGTCATGGCAGACTTCACCGATGCCATCCGCAGCGGCCGGGCGCCGCGGGTGACGGGCGACGAGGCGCTGCGCGTCCACCGCCTGATCGACGCGCTGATCGAGACCGGGCGCAGCGGCCATCCGGTGCGGGTGGCGCCATGA
- a CDS encoding TRAP transporter large permease subunit codes for MGAASGVTATRLATGLDRVLETFCVIALLVAVGVSCLQVVLRYVFKAGLPWPEELATWVFAWAVFVGMAVATSRDAHISIDVVLRLLPEGPRARLVLFNRAVMAAASIVLVIHGMDYVSRAIAASPALQLPMKYFFLAVPVGGALNLLFLAWPSAGRSLTQGLVVLAGGILIYLAIRHGASSLYGESGSAIVLVIVGIVAIIIGVPVAFALAFGAFAAFAPLSQVLLVTISQNMGASLNSFTLLAIPFFILAAAVMNAGGITPRLVDLAMQLVGHLRGGLGQANVITNTMLAGVSGSSTADASTIAKLMVPEMAARGYPRPFSAALTAAASTLANLIPPSLGLIIYAALASVSVGALFVATIVPGLMVAATLMLVVSVMSRNRGYGGDMPKAGLRQRLGSLGLAVPALILPAIIVGGVRFGVFTATEAGVIAFIYALLCGSLLYRKLTPGNLLAAIRESMLDTVVIVIIIAAAAPFAWVLAFEQVPQKIAQQLGGLVAQPHLLMLAILLFLLVVGLFMEMIAALVILVPILVPLVKAAGGDPIQFGIVIVMSLVIGALTPPLGVLVFTTARVGGAGQTETFRAIIPFVLAMIAVLLVITYVPALTLVPVSLFGP; via the coding sequence GTGGGTGCGGCTTCCGGTGTGACGGCAACCCGTCTGGCCACCGGGCTCGACAGGGTGCTGGAGACGTTCTGCGTGATCGCGCTGCTCGTGGCGGTGGGGGTATCCTGCCTGCAGGTGGTGCTGCGCTATGTGTTCAAGGCCGGTCTGCCCTGGCCCGAGGAACTGGCGACCTGGGTCTTTGCCTGGGCGGTGTTCGTGGGCATGGCGGTGGCGACCAGCCGCGACGCCCATATCTCGATCGACGTCGTGCTGCGCCTGCTGCCAGAGGGGCCGCGCGCGCGGCTGGTGCTGTTCAACCGGGCGGTGATGGCCGCCGCCAGCATCGTGCTGGTGATTCACGGCATGGATTATGTCAGCCGCGCGATTGCCGCGTCGCCCGCGCTGCAATTGCCGATGAAGTATTTCTTTCTGGCGGTGCCGGTGGGCGGGGCGCTGAACCTGCTGTTCCTGGCCTGGCCCTCGGCGGGGCGCAGCCTGACGCAGGGCCTGGTCGTGCTGGCTGGCGGCATCCTGATCTATCTGGCGATCCGCCATGGCGCATCCAGCCTCTATGGCGAGAGCGGCAGCGCCATCGTGCTGGTGATCGTGGGGATCGTGGCCATCATCATCGGCGTGCCGGTGGCCTTTGCGCTGGCCTTCGGGGCCTTTGCCGCCTTCGCGCCGCTGAGCCAGGTGCTGCTGGTCACCATCTCGCAGAACATGGGCGCGTCGCTGAACTCGTTCACGCTGCTGGCGATTCCGTTCTTCATCCTGGCTGCGGCGGTGATGAACGCTGGCGGCATCACGCCGCGCCTTGTGGATCTGGCGATGCAGCTTGTGGGCCACCTGCGGGGCGGCCTGGGGCAGGCCAATGTCATCACCAACACCATGCTGGCGGGCGTGTCGGGGTCGTCCACGGCGGACGCCTCGACGATCGCCAAGCTGATGGTGCCCGAAATGGCGGCGCGCGGCTATCCGCGCCCGTTCAGCGCCGCACTGACCGCCGCCGCCTCGACGCTGGCGAACCTGATCCCGCCCAGCCTGGGGCTGATCATCTATGCGGCGCTGGCCTCGGTGTCGGTGGGGGCGCTGTTCGTGGCCACCATCGTTCCCGGCCTGATGGTGGCCGCGACGCTCATGCTCGTGGTGTCCGTGATGTCGCGCAACCGCGGATATGGCGGCGACATGCCCAAGGCCGGGCTGCGCCAGCGCCTCGGGTCGCTGGGCCTTGCGGTGCCTGCCCTGATCCTGCCCGCGATCATCGTGGGGGGCGTGCGGTTCGGCGTCTTCACCGCGACCGAGGCCGGGGTCATCGCCTTCATCTATGCGCTGCTGTGCGGATCGCTGCTGTATCGCAAGCTGACGCCCGGCAACCTGCTGGCGGCGATCCGCGAATCGATGCTGGACACGGTGGTGATCGTGATCATCATCGCCGCGGCGGCGCCCTTTGCCTGGGTGCTGGCCTTCGAGCAGGTGCCGCAGAAGATCGCGCAGCAGCTTGGCGGGCTGGTCGCGCAACCGCATCTGCTGATGCTCGCCATCCTCTTGTTCCTGCTGGTCGTCGGCCTGTTCATGGAGATGATCGCGGCCCTGGTCATCCTGGTGCCGATCCTGGTGCCGCTGGTCAAGGCGGCGGGCGGCGACCCCATCCAGTTCGGCATTGTCATCGTGATGAGCCTGGTCATCGGCGCCCTGACGCCACCGCTCGGGGTGCTGGTCTTTACCACCGCCCGGGTCGGCGGGGCGGGCCAGACCGAGACCTTCCGCGCCATCATTCCCTTCGTCCTGGCGATGATCGCGGTCCTGCTGGTCATCACCTATGTCCCGGCGCTGACACTGGTGCCGGTGTCCCTGTTCGGGCCGTGA
- a CDS encoding TRAP transporter substrate-binding protein, with translation MSSQRGGLTLGRRMFVSSGVAALAMPAISMRGFAQDKFVCKIAHTEGIGTPITNAFDAWAATLNEKSGGRIEAQHFPAAQLGGLAEALEGSRIGTIQVTTAGPDSEEAIAPEIAAFGGAPGFIYKNEAHVDAVLQGELGQQCSDIARAKTGVEFVAYGETGFRHILSKRPVGSLADLAGLKIRVPQLRIWVDFWTLLGAAPTPLPYSEQYSALSTGIIDAIDSDVFSIVGFKFHEQAKHLTLTGHWFLPKAVRVNAAWLDSLPEDLRAMFRETAREAFAEQRRVNRAMAAETLEQLKGLGVEVQALPASELTAMEEKTAQLFDEFGSKSPETAEMIQKIRALG, from the coding sequence ATGAGTTCGCAAAGGGGGGGGTTGACCCTCGGACGACGGATGTTCGTGTCATCGGGCGTGGCGGCGCTGGCGATGCCGGCGATTTCGATGCGCGGCTTCGCGCAGGACAAGTTCGTCTGCAAGATCGCCCATACCGAGGGGATCGGAACGCCGATCACCAATGCCTTCGACGCATGGGCCGCGACGCTGAACGAAAAGAGCGGCGGACGTATCGAGGCGCAGCATTTCCCGGCGGCGCAGCTGGGCGGGCTGGCCGAGGCGCTGGAAGGCAGCCGGATCGGCACCATCCAGGTGACGACGGCGGGGCCCGATTCCGAAGAGGCGATCGCGCCCGAGATTGCGGCCTTCGGCGGGGCGCCCGGCTTCATCTACAAGAACGAGGCGCATGTCGATGCCGTGCTGCAGGGCGAACTGGGCCAGCAGTGTTCCGATATCGCCCGCGCCAAGACCGGCGTGGAGTTCGTGGCCTATGGCGAGACCGGGTTCCGCCACATCCTGTCGAAGCGCCCGGTGGGGTCGCTGGCCGATCTGGCGGGGCTGAAGATCCGGGTGCCGCAACTGCGCATCTGGGTGGATTTCTGGACCCTGCTGGGCGCGGCGCCGACACCCCTGCCCTACAGCGAGCAGTATTCGGCCCTGTCGACCGGCATCATCGACGCCATCGATTCGGACGTGTTCTCGATCGTCGGGTTCAAGTTCCATGAACAGGCGAAACACCTGACGCTGACCGGCCACTGGTTCCTGCCCAAGGCCGTGCGGGTGAACGCCGCGTGGCTGGACAGCCTGCCCGAGGACCTGCGGGCGATGTTCCGGGAAACCGCCAGGGAAGCCTTTGCCGAACAGCGCCGGGTCAACCGCGCCATGGCGGCCGAGACGCTGGAACAGCTCAAGGGGCTGGGTGTCGAGGTGCAGGCGCTGCCGGCCTCGGAGCTGACGGCCATGGAGGAAAAGACGGCACAGCTGTTCGACGAGTTCGGGTCCAAGAGCCCCGAGACCGCCGAGATGATCCAGAAGATCCGCGCGCTGGGCTGA
- a CDS encoding GntR family transcriptional regulator: MNGLLRIKEAIAPQIVAALKQGIVEMQIRPGDALSEKDIAARFGVSRQPVREAFIKLSEAGLVEIRPSRGTYVMKISVREVANARFVREAIESDIARNAARLATPAQIAGLRGLIAQQQMAAAAQDYRRFNTFDEGFHRAIADIVQSDYAWRIVEAARFQTDRVRLLSLPHASPLELLIRQHEDIVDRLQHGDAEGAAQAMRRHLREILRALSWIAAAHPDFFSDTDLPGHTRDIIPDAADA, translated from the coding sequence ATGAACGGACTGCTTCGCATCAAGGAAGCCATCGCGCCGCAGATCGTCGCCGCCCTGAAGCAGGGCATCGTCGAGATGCAGATCCGGCCGGGCGACGCCCTGTCGGAAAAGGACATCGCCGCCCGTTTCGGCGTCAGCCGCCAGCCGGTGCGCGAGGCCTTCATCAAGCTGTCCGAGGCCGGACTGGTCGAGATCCGCCCAAGCCGCGGCACCTATGTCATGAAGATCTCGGTGCGCGAGGTGGCGAATGCGCGCTTCGTGCGCGAGGCCATCGAAAGCGACATCGCGCGAAATGCCGCGCGGCTGGCGACGCCCGCCCAGATCGCCGGGCTGCGCGGCCTGATCGCGCAGCAGCAGATGGCGGCGGCCGCCCAGGACTACCGCAGGTTCAACACCTTCGACGAGGGCTTTCACCGCGCCATCGCCGATATCGTGCAAAGCGACTACGCCTGGCGCATCGTCGAGGCCGCCCGCTTCCAGACCGATCGTGTCCGCCTTCTGTCGCTGCCCCATGCCTCGCCGCTGGAACTGCTGATCCGGCAGCACGAAGACATCGTGGACCGCCTGCAGCACGGCGACGCGGAAGGCGCCGCGCAGGCGATGCGGCGCCACCTGCGCGAGATCCTGCGCGCCCTGTCCTGGATCGCCGCCGCGCATCCGGACTTCTTTTCCGACACCGACCTGCCGGGCCACACGCGCGATATCATCCCGGACGCGGCAGACGCCTGA